The Streptomyces sp. Mut1 genome window below encodes:
- a CDS encoding YaaC family protein: MATWRDLGLPREAEVWRELRGLRSGVAGPAGSNPQRRSVFNASLEQTQQFTEAAANAGPATRPVQIFYAFSQFGRAISAASRLTVGIEWRLKGHGIGTRNLDASKGLAAVGVTPTAKGSLPGVARALGVPSFEAGAEINLGQLWPLIPETHGVPLPGVDGVKAMYMSQSGVRYEEGQGWAQVHVMPVSNRVRQAAERDPATLETFLARYPTLDGWSRKEIAGAQAVSWEEQSNGFQQKLIIYVPDEKGGPEARDGGRATVRAKATAYRGPDDLFLFPSIGAMQEPIHPLLVWWALLFSLSMLARYEPEHWASIVDIDHSSDANAVEHLLDEAVAVVPHLALLAIQEVAGP; this comes from the coding sequence ATGGCTACATGGCGGGACCTTGGACTGCCTCGGGAGGCCGAGGTTTGGCGTGAACTGCGTGGGCTCAGGTCAGGGGTTGCTGGCCCGGCGGGTTCAAACCCTCAGCGTCGTTCGGTCTTCAACGCCTCCCTTGAGCAAACGCAACAGTTCACGGAGGCAGCTGCGAACGCCGGGCCAGCCACGCGACCCGTCCAGATCTTCTACGCCTTCTCCCAGTTCGGGCGGGCGATCTCTGCCGCGTCGAGATTGACTGTCGGTATCGAATGGCGCCTGAAAGGACATGGGATTGGCACGAGAAACCTAGATGCGAGCAAGGGCTTGGCGGCTGTGGGCGTCACACCTACAGCGAAAGGATCGCTGCCTGGTGTGGCAAGAGCGCTGGGCGTACCTTCCTTTGAGGCAGGTGCTGAGATTAATCTTGGTCAGCTATGGCCGCTCATCCCGGAAACTCATGGCGTTCCTCTGCCTGGGGTAGACGGTGTGAAGGCCATGTACATGAGCCAGTCCGGGGTCAGGTACGAGGAGGGCCAAGGCTGGGCCCAGGTGCACGTAATGCCCGTCAGTAACAGGGTTCGCCAGGCAGCCGAGAGAGATCCGGCGACGCTAGAGACGTTCCTTGCGCGATACCCGACACTGGATGGTTGGTCGCGCAAGGAAATCGCCGGCGCCCAAGCTGTGAGCTGGGAGGAGCAGAGTAACGGCTTTCAACAAAAGCTCATTATCTATGTCCCAGACGAAAAGGGTGGTCCAGAGGCTAGGGATGGCGGGCGCGCTACGGTAAGAGCGAAGGCAACGGCGTATCGAGGGCCAGATGACTTGTTTCTTTTTCCCTCTATAGGTGCCATGCAGGAGCCGATTCATCCTCTTCTTGTGTGGTGGGCCCTCCTTTTCAGCCTTTCAATGCTGGCTCGTTACGAGCCCGAGCACTGGGCGTCCATCGTCGATATCGATCATTCTTCAGACGCGAATGCAGTGGAGCACCTGCTGGATGAGGCAGTCGCCGTGGTCCCGCACCTAGCATTGCTTGCGATTCAGGAGGTCGCTGGCCCCTAA
- a CDS encoding Shedu anti-phage system protein SduA domain-containing protein, which translates to MTPTETLGHLSELLVREHEKPVTNKYHAARDFTAKLLKLPYSRVYFTYISKAANFSVRAVQSDAAVQASVVVALIKLRGELQDAATHRAARKLALRTGKTLLLLQRASPDSLQWNIMGGYFMSADLRSQGIVDNLVNSFGPIPFEPINVSRDEAVSGVLDFFDRVGLSGAGVGAALSQRQDIASIMQFAAASSAAGLSAAETAVIAQRRTLIADLKRMIADPATTETELHRKIRGNYWIFGGRYTGVARGSIVPMDRYDIPLFCADGSLHIIELKGSYIPDLVERHRQHLIPGEEVHKATMQAANYIRQLDEGGAALETLYRNSGLNYDLRRGRATVIIGNQDFVEIPEDPVRQVGAVTRSMIDQTIRTYDSLINRIDVLTWADLLDSAERSLRFESEISADHASTGDEPGSSPGSNSREDPDSDQNPTLFN; encoded by the coding sequence ATGACGCCTACAGAGACCCTGGGACACCTGTCCGAGCTGCTGGTCAGGGAGCACGAGAAGCCCGTCACCAATAAGTACCACGCCGCGCGCGACTTTACGGCCAAACTACTCAAACTGCCATATTCTCGCGTTTATTTCACATACATCAGCAAAGCTGCCAACTTTAGCGTGCGTGCAGTGCAGTCTGATGCTGCGGTACAAGCGTCTGTGGTCGTTGCCCTAATTAAACTAAGGGGCGAACTCCAAGACGCGGCCACACATCGGGCGGCCCGCAAGCTTGCACTAAGGACCGGAAAAACCCTACTGCTACTGCAGCGCGCCTCGCCGGATAGCCTGCAGTGGAACATCATGGGTGGCTATTTCATGTCTGCTGACCTCAGGTCTCAAGGCATCGTGGACAACCTCGTTAACAGTTTTGGCCCCATTCCGTTTGAACCGATCAACGTTAGCCGCGATGAAGCAGTTTCCGGCGTTCTTGACTTTTTTGACAGGGTCGGACTGAGTGGTGCAGGGGTCGGGGCCGCTCTTTCTCAACGGCAAGACATCGCCAGTATTATGCAATTTGCGGCTGCTTCAAGTGCGGCTGGACTATCAGCAGCAGAAACTGCGGTGATCGCTCAACGGCGCACACTGATTGCCGATCTAAAGCGCATGATCGCCGATCCAGCGACGACCGAAACTGAGCTGCACCGTAAGATCAGGGGAAACTACTGGATTTTTGGCGGGCGATATACAGGGGTGGCTCGCGGATCAATCGTCCCAATGGACAGATATGACATTCCCTTGTTCTGCGCCGACGGTTCGCTGCACATCATCGAACTCAAAGGGTCGTATATTCCAGACCTGGTAGAGCGCCATAGGCAGCATCTGATCCCCGGAGAAGAAGTACACAAGGCCACCATGCAGGCAGCGAACTATATCCGCCAGCTCGACGAGGGTGGCGCAGCTTTGGAAACCCTATACAGGAATAGTGGCCTCAACTACGACCTCCGGCGCGGTCGAGCAACGGTCATCATCGGAAATCAAGACTTTGTGGAAATCCCAGAGGATCCAGTACGACAGGTCGGCGCCGTTACAAGGTCAATGATTGACCAGACAATTCGCACCTACGATTCACTCATCAATCGCATTGATGTTTTGACCTGGGCCGACTTGCTGGATTCCGCCGAAAGGTCACTCCGCTTCGAAAGTGAGATCTCCGCAGATCACGCCAGCACAGGAGATGAGCCTGGCAGCAGCCCAGGGAGTAATTCCAGAGAAGATCCTGATAGCGACCAGAATCCAACCCTCTTCAACTGA
- a CDS encoding DNA cytosine methyltransferase yields the protein MPNLDVAPRPLTVAGLFAGIGGVELGLEAAGMQTKLLCEWWEPAQAVLKHRFPDVALHDDIQTLQALPDVDVVTAGFPCTDLSQAGRTAGIHGKASGMVKHLLELLEDASPRWVVIENVRNMLALDRGTAMEYLVSEFERLGYTWAYRLVDSRFTGVPQRRHRVILVASRTEDPRSVLFADEAQERPESDYREDAFGFYWTEGNTGLGWAQDALPTLKGGSGLGIPSSPAMWVCNAEPGRAIVTPRIEDAEELQGFPRDWTQAALKVARPGVRWKLVGNAVTVGVSTWLGNRLQNPGNVDETGQLILLKGMKWPTAAWGNSGERWSVSASLWPEKHPYRNLLDVVDASNAAPLSLRATTGFHTRLLKSRLRYREEFSQALKEHSEYMAGSISAA from the coding sequence ATGCCGAACCTTGACGTCGCCCCTCGACCGCTGACTGTTGCCGGGCTGTTCGCTGGCATCGGCGGTGTCGAGCTCGGGCTTGAGGCAGCAGGCATGCAGACTAAGCTGCTCTGCGAGTGGTGGGAACCTGCGCAAGCCGTTCTCAAGCACCGCTTTCCGGATGTCGCTCTCCACGACGATATCCAGACCCTGCAGGCCCTTCCTGACGTTGACGTGGTGACTGCAGGCTTTCCGTGCACCGACCTGTCCCAAGCCGGCCGGACTGCAGGCATCCACGGAAAAGCATCCGGGATGGTCAAGCACCTACTTGAGCTCCTGGAGGATGCTTCTCCCCGATGGGTAGTCATCGAGAACGTACGCAACATGCTTGCCCTCGACCGCGGCACAGCCATGGAGTATCTGGTCAGCGAATTTGAACGACTTGGCTACACATGGGCCTATCGCTTGGTCGACTCTCGTTTCACCGGCGTTCCGCAACGACGGCACCGGGTAATCCTCGTCGCATCGCGCACTGAGGATCCTCGCTCGGTTCTATTTGCCGACGAAGCCCAGGAACGTCCTGAATCAGATTACAGGGAAGACGCTTTCGGCTTCTACTGGACTGAAGGCAATACCGGATTGGGGTGGGCGCAGGACGCGCTTCCGACCCTTAAGGGAGGATCCGGGCTCGGTATCCCATCATCACCTGCCATGTGGGTGTGCAACGCAGAGCCTGGCCGCGCCATTGTTACACCACGCATTGAGGACGCAGAGGAACTTCAAGGTTTCCCTCGCGACTGGACCCAAGCAGCACTTAAGGTAGCCCGCCCCGGAGTTCGGTGGAAGCTCGTCGGAAACGCCGTGACGGTAGGTGTATCGACGTGGCTAGGGAATCGTCTTCAAAACCCCGGGAACGTTGATGAGACCGGTCAACTTATCCTTCTGAAGGGTATGAAGTGGCCTACAGCTGCCTGGGGAAACTCAGGCGAACGATGGTCAGTTTCGGCTAGTCTCTGGCCCGAGAAACACCCCTATCGCAATTTGCTCGACGTCGTGGACGCCAGTAATGCTGCCCCGTTGAGCCTGCGCGCCACTACGGGGTTCCACACACGCCTCCTCAAGAGTCGGCTCCGCTACCGGGAAGAATTCTCGCAAGCCCTCAAGGAGCATTCCGAATACATGGCTGGCAGTATTTCGGCCGCTTAG
- a CDS encoding acyl-CoA dehydrogenase family protein, with protein MHLAPTERQLRLRAELRAYFREVMPEPGHAVRDPDAQRRLLRRIGADGMLGLGWPVAYGGQGRGADEQFVFFDEAYRAGAPVSMVTLNTVGPTLMKYGTEAQKEYFLPRILAGETVFAIGYSEPEAGTDLAALRTRAVRDGDAWVIDGQKIFTSNAHQADWIWLACRTDPDAPKHRGISILLVPTDAPGFSWTPIETVGGLTTTATYYDGVRVPAGALVGEENAGWGLITNQLNHERVALAAIGMQAEDFYAAALAFARTPDPLTGRRPADEPWVRSRLAEAYARLAATRLLNWRLVGDVGAGALAPGDASGVKFAGTESAVEVYRMCQEITGDAGLIRGGSPGAFGDGELERMNRAAQINTFGGGVSEVQREIVAMMRLGMKGAKR; from the coding sequence GTGCATCTGGCCCCGACCGAGCGCCAGCTCCGTCTGCGCGCCGAACTCCGTGCCTATTTCCGCGAGGTGATGCCGGAGCCCGGCCACGCGGTCCGTGATCCGGACGCGCAGCGGCGGCTGCTGCGGCGGATCGGGGCGGACGGGATGCTCGGCCTCGGCTGGCCCGTCGCGTACGGGGGGCAGGGGCGCGGCGCGGACGAGCAGTTCGTGTTCTTCGACGAGGCGTACCGGGCCGGCGCGCCCGTCTCCATGGTCACGCTCAACACCGTCGGACCCACCCTGATGAAGTACGGGACCGAGGCGCAGAAGGAGTACTTCCTGCCCCGGATCCTCGCCGGTGAGACCGTTTTCGCCATCGGCTACAGCGAACCGGAGGCCGGTACGGACCTCGCCGCGCTGCGCACCCGGGCTGTCCGGGACGGCGACGCCTGGGTCATCGACGGGCAGAAGATCTTCACCAGCAACGCGCACCAGGCGGACTGGATCTGGCTGGCCTGCCGAACCGACCCAGACGCGCCCAAGCACCGCGGCATCTCGATCCTGCTCGTGCCGACGGACGCGCCGGGCTTCTCGTGGACACCCATCGAAACGGTGGGCGGTCTGACCACCACCGCCACGTACTACGACGGTGTGCGCGTCCCGGCCGGCGCCCTCGTCGGGGAGGAGAACGCCGGCTGGGGGCTCATCACCAACCAGCTCAACCACGAACGAGTGGCGCTCGCGGCGATCGGCATGCAGGCGGAGGACTTCTACGCGGCGGCGCTCGCCTTCGCCCGCACCCCCGATCCGCTGACGGGCCGGCGCCCGGCCGATGAGCCGTGGGTGCGTTCCCGGCTGGCCGAGGCGTATGCACGGCTGGCGGCGACGCGCCTGCTCAACTGGCGCCTCGTCGGGGACGTGGGCGCGGGCGCACTGGCGCCGGGCGACGCGAGCGGCGTGAAGTTCGCCGGGACCGAGAGCGCCGTGGAGGTCTACCGGATGTGCCAGGAGATCACGGGCGACGCCGGCCTCATCCGCGGCGGCTCCCCCGGCGCGTTCGGCGACGGCGAGCTGGAGCGGATGAACCGGGCGGCCCAGATCAACACGTTCGGGGGCGGGGTGAGCGAGGTGCAGCGGGAGATCGTCGCCATGATGCGGCTCGGCATGAAGGGGGCGAAGCGGTGA
- a CDS encoding bifunctional MaoC family dehydratase N-terminal/OB-fold nucleic acid binding domain-containing protein, translating into MTAGKASAEAGVDEDVSGDADELYGRLRAYEGRPAATAGTGKDLVNETMIRHWCEAMGDTNPAYTGPDAIAPPTMLQAWTMGGLSGHTDRSGPYDELFALLDGAGYAAVVATDCEQEYLRPLRPGDRVTFDAVIESVSARKTTKLGTGYFITTRMDVRASGEPAGTHRFRILKYRPAKAGGKPKGPAGVARPDPVVNRDNAGFWEGVAAGRLLIQRCGVCAALRFPWLPGCNTCGSPEWDTVEASGEGTVFSYVVMHHPPFPAFSESGEGGPYAVALIELAEGVRMVSNVVGVPYDEVRVGMPVRLEFLRTGPEARLPVFRSSAGGEG; encoded by the coding sequence GTGACAGCCGGGAAAGCGAGCGCGGAAGCCGGCGTGGACGAGGACGTGAGCGGAGACGCCGACGAGCTGTACGGGCGGCTCAGAGCGTACGAAGGGCGGCCCGCCGCCACCGCCGGGACCGGCAAGGACCTCGTCAACGAGACGATGATCAGGCACTGGTGCGAGGCGATGGGCGACACCAACCCCGCCTACACGGGACCGGACGCCATTGCTCCGCCGACGATGCTCCAGGCCTGGACGATGGGCGGTCTGTCCGGTCACACGGACCGCAGTGGGCCCTACGACGAGCTGTTCGCCCTGCTCGACGGGGCCGGGTACGCGGCCGTCGTCGCGACCGACTGCGAACAGGAGTATCTGCGCCCCCTGCGCCCCGGGGACCGGGTCACCTTCGACGCGGTGATCGAGTCCGTATCCGCACGCAAGACGACGAAACTCGGCACCGGCTACTTCATCACCACGCGCATGGACGTCCGCGCCTCGGGCGAACCGGCCGGGACGCACCGCTTCCGCATCCTCAAGTACCGCCCGGCGAAGGCAGGCGGGAAGCCGAAGGGGCCCGCCGGTGTCGCGCGGCCCGATCCTGTCGTCAACCGGGACAACGCCGGTTTCTGGGAGGGCGTGGCGGCCGGCCGGCTGCTGATCCAGCGCTGTGGGGTGTGCGCCGCCCTGCGCTTTCCCTGGCTGCCCGGCTGCAACACCTGCGGATCACCCGAGTGGGACACGGTCGAGGCATCGGGCGAGGGCACGGTCTTCAGCTACGTCGTCATGCACCACCCGCCGTTCCCCGCCTTCAGCGAGTCGGGCGAGGGCGGCCCGTACGCGGTGGCACTCATCGAGCTCGCGGAGGGCGTGCGCATGGTCAGCAATGTGGTCGGTGTGCCGTACGACGAGGTGCGGGTGGGCATGCCGGTGCGGCTGGAGTTCCTGCGTACCGGCCCCGAGGCGAGACTTCCGGTCTTCCGTTCCTCGGCGGGAGGTGAGGGCTGA